The Methanocella arvoryzae MRE50 genome includes a region encoding these proteins:
- the fdhD gene encoding formate dehydrogenase accessory sulfurtransferase FdhD: protein METVMEYASVKISRNGKEDAIDPVMIEQTIDLIINGTKLSSIVTTPDLHKELAVGYMVTEGAVKDRGDIEDVMEKNGQVFLKVRSFEHFDLWYELRSSGCIGVNWEKRDEDVHLPVDQQFKVDVLLDSMKYLYDETQDRTKGAHSASLVDAEGRLKYKALDIGRHNAIDKVVGMATLNGDDLSKMFLISSGRQPAGMVMKAVRAGIPLIMSKAAPISSGIDSARRTNITLCCFANTEKLKAFSAPERIII from the coding sequence ATGGAAACGGTCATGGAGTACGCCTCTGTCAAGATTTCGAGAAACGGCAAAGAAGACGCAATTGATCCGGTCATGATCGAGCAGACCATTGACCTCATCATCAACGGCACCAAACTCTCGTCCATAGTGACTACCCCCGATCTCCACAAGGAGCTGGCGGTGGGCTATATGGTCACTGAGGGGGCAGTCAAGGACAGGGGAGACATTGAGGACGTCATGGAGAAAAACGGCCAGGTCTTCCTGAAAGTCAGGTCATTCGAGCACTTCGACCTGTGGTACGAGCTCCGCTCGTCCGGGTGCATCGGCGTCAACTGGGAAAAGCGGGACGAGGACGTACATCTGCCCGTCGATCAGCAGTTCAAGGTTGACGTGCTGCTCGACAGCATGAAGTACCTCTACGACGAGACCCAGGACAGGACTAAGGGTGCCCACAGCGCCAGCCTCGTGGATGCTGAGGGGAGGCTGAAGTATAAGGCGCTGGACATCGGCCGGCACAACGCCATCGACAAGGTCGTGGGCATGGCCACCCTAAACGGTGACGACCTCTCTAAAATGTTCCTCATTTCTTCTGGCAGACAGCCCGCGGGCATGGTCATGAAGGCGGTCAGGGCAGGCATCCCGCTCATAATGTCCAAGGCAGCGCCCATCAGCTCAGGCATCGACAGCGCCCGCCGGACGAACATCACGCTGTGCTGCTTCGCGAATACGGAGAAGCTGAAAGCCTTCTCAGCGCCGGAACGGATCATTATTTAG
- a CDS encoding Tfx family DNA-binding protein — protein sequence MMAYKSFLTKRQLTVLRLRQAGLTQEEIAKRIKTTRANISLIEKRAKENIERSKETIKEWNSVISPVRITVKKGTDVMTIPEIVFAEADRSGVHVRTDSIGLITLIKKEKSDAISNRMVVRDFEVDITNSGEVTLL from the coding sequence ATGATGGCTTATAAATCATTCCTCACCAAACGGCAGCTTACTGTGCTTCGCCTGCGACAGGCAGGCCTCACCCAGGAAGAGATCGCGAAGCGCATTAAGACCACCAGGGCGAATATCAGCCTCATCGAGAAGAGGGCGAAGGAGAACATCGAGCGCTCCAAAGAGACGATCAAAGAGTGGAACAGCGTCATCTCTCCAGTCCGCATCACCGTGAAAAAAGGCACAGACGTCATGACCATCCCCGAGATCGTGTTCGCCGAGGCGGACAGGTCAGGCGTCCATGTGCGCACCGACTCTATCGGGCTGATCACCCTCATCAAAAAAGAGAAGAGCGACGCCATATCCAACCGCATGGTAGTCCGGGACTTCGAAGTGGACATCACCAACTCCGGAGAAGTGACCCTGCTTTGA
- a CDS encoding DUF1786 domain-containing protein has product MSDVFAIDVGSGTQDILISDYRLSKPAVKLVMPAPTQLFASRIRKSRKDVFCDGYVMGGGAITGALRAHTEKHRVVMTPEAARTVRDDLEQVKERGIEIGDESDMKGSYLKLTLMDVDMTAWEAGLAMLNYTLPKDIVVAVAVQDHGVAPKGMSDREFRFEHIGKKVRKGATFKDFIFTKKTNKFSRVSAVIQSLKDQGYENVLVMDTKIAGIYGGLYGEKLPAIVMDVGNGHTTAASIAEDGTIVGIFEHHTASLTPAKMRLYLEKLAEGTLTNEEIFEDEGHGAYVKEPVKPVSIIATGPRRDLALKTKLPIKFASPLDDVYMVGPVGMIRAYQALKA; this is encoded by the coding sequence TTGAGCGACGTTTTCGCCATCGACGTAGGCTCAGGTACTCAGGACATCCTTATCTCAGACTATCGCCTGTCAAAGCCGGCCGTTAAGCTCGTGATGCCGGCGCCGACCCAGCTCTTCGCCTCCCGCATCCGCAAATCCCGAAAAGACGTTTTCTGCGACGGCTACGTCATGGGCGGAGGAGCCATCACCGGAGCACTGAGAGCCCACACAGAGAAGCACCGGGTAGTCATGACGCCCGAAGCAGCCCGCACCGTCCGGGACGACCTGGAGCAGGTCAAAGAAAGGGGCATCGAGATCGGCGACGAGTCGGACATGAAAGGCTCTTACCTTAAACTGACGCTGATGGACGTCGACATGACAGCCTGGGAAGCCGGCCTCGCCATGCTGAACTACACCTTGCCCAAAGACATCGTCGTGGCAGTGGCTGTACAGGACCACGGCGTGGCCCCGAAAGGCATGAGTGACCGGGAGTTCAGGTTCGAGCACATTGGCAAAAAAGTCAGGAAGGGCGCCACATTCAAGGACTTCATCTTCACGAAGAAGACGAACAAGTTCTCACGGGTAAGCGCAGTCATCCAGTCTTTAAAAGATCAGGGCTATGAGAACGTCCTCGTCATGGACACCAAGATCGCCGGCATCTACGGTGGATTATATGGCGAAAAGCTGCCCGCCATCGTCATGGACGTGGGCAACGGCCACACCACCGCCGCCTCCATCGCAGAGGACGGCACGATCGTGGGAATATTCGAGCACCACACCGCCTCGCTGACGCCCGCCAAAATGAGGCTATACTTAGAAAAGCTGGCGGAAGGTACCCTGACCAACGAGGAAATCTTCGAGGATGAGGGCCATGGGGCATACGTCAAAGAGCCAGTAAAGCCCGTTTCCATCATCGCCACCGGCCCCCGCCGGGATTTGGCGCTCAAGACGAAGCTGCCGATCAAGTTCGCCTCGCCGCTGGACGATGTCTACATGGTCGGGCCTGTGGGTATGATAAGAGCTTATCAGGCTCTAAAAGCCTAA
- the argS gene encoding arginine--tRNA ligase, producing the protein MYLKLLEEAGRLMKQAVADAGYTVEDMSLVESQHADVSSSLPFRLAKELKKNPKEIAAAIVEKMGKSEYIDRVEATGAYINFYASQKYITDSLKEILSEKKFFELEPNGIKVILEHTSANPTGPLHVGRGRNPIIGDTLARLLRAGGYDLEVQYYVDDMGKQEATIVWGYDHLDRIKPGKPDTDKPDHEIVEVYRAATDLRKSDEAVEKEISEILNAYEHMDPATAVKFREMVERCLEGQKMTLARMNVFYDRFVWESDFVRDGSVNKAVKKLAESQYATTKDGALALDLSSFGMDKEFVLTRADGTSLYTTRDIAFHVWKLARCDRAINVLGEDQKLAMQRLNAALSILGEKKAPTIVFYSFVSLPEGRMSTRKGVVVNLDDLLDEAVERAYVEVDKRRKDIPEEKKRQIAEAVGIGAVRFDIVRVAPEKSITFKWETALDFEKQGAPFIQYAHARCCSILEKAKPGEYDASMLREPEEAALVKKIAMMPYVIKNASTELKPHVIAIYARELAEAFNQFYRVSPVLIAEPELKEARLALVEASRKALAASLGMLGIAAIEEM; encoded by the coding sequence ATGTACCTTAAATTGTTAGAGGAAGCCGGCCGCCTCATGAAGCAGGCGGTCGCCGACGCCGGCTACACGGTGGAAGACATGAGCCTCGTCGAGTCGCAGCACGCCGACGTCAGCTCGTCGCTGCCCTTCCGGCTCGCCAAGGAGCTGAAAAAGAACCCGAAGGAGATCGCAGCCGCCATCGTGGAAAAGATGGGCAAGAGCGAATACATCGACCGGGTGGAAGCTACAGGCGCCTACATCAACTTTTACGCCAGCCAGAAGTACATCACCGATTCACTGAAAGAAATACTGTCCGAGAAGAAGTTCTTCGAGCTGGAGCCCAACGGCATCAAAGTCATTTTAGAGCACACTTCTGCCAATCCCACCGGGCCGCTGCACGTGGGCAGAGGGCGTAACCCGATCATCGGCGACACCCTCGCCCGGCTCCTCCGCGCCGGAGGCTACGACCTGGAAGTCCAGTACTACGTGGACGACATGGGCAAGCAGGAAGCCACCATCGTCTGGGGCTACGACCACCTGGACCGGATCAAGCCGGGGAAGCCCGACACCGACAAGCCAGACCACGAGATCGTCGAGGTCTACAGGGCGGCCACCGACCTGAGAAAGTCCGACGAGGCTGTGGAGAAGGAGATCTCCGAGATCCTGAACGCCTACGAGCACATGGACCCCGCCACGGCGGTCAAGTTCAGGGAAATGGTCGAGCGGTGCCTCGAGGGCCAGAAGATGACGCTCGCCAGGATGAACGTGTTCTACGACAGGTTTGTGTGGGAGTCCGACTTCGTCCGGGACGGCTCGGTCAACAAGGCCGTGAAAAAGCTGGCAGAATCGCAGTACGCCACCACCAAGGATGGCGCTCTCGCCCTGGACCTGTCGAGCTTCGGCATGGACAAGGAATTCGTCCTGACCAGGGCGGATGGCACCTCCCTCTATACGACGAGGGACATCGCCTTCCACGTCTGGAAATTAGCCCGGTGTGACAGGGCGATCAACGTCCTCGGCGAGGACCAGAAGCTCGCCATGCAGCGCCTGAACGCGGCGTTAAGCATTTTGGGCGAGAAGAAGGCCCCAACCATAGTATTCTACTCCTTCGTCTCGCTGCCCGAGGGCCGCATGTCCACCCGCAAAGGAGTCGTTGTGAATTTGGACGACCTTCTGGATGAGGCAGTCGAAAGGGCTTACGTAGAAGTTGACAAGCGCAGGAAGGACATCCCCGAGGAGAAGAAGAGGCAGATCGCAGAAGCCGTCGGCATCGGTGCAGTGCGCTTTGACATCGTGCGCGTGGCGCCCGAGAAGTCGATCACCTTCAAGTGGGAAACGGCGCTGGACTTCGAGAAGCAGGGCGCCCCGTTCATCCAGTACGCCCACGCCAGGTGCTGCAGCATCCTGGAAAAGGCGAAGCCAGGCGAGTACGATGCATCCATGCTGAGGGAGCCCGAAGAGGCGGCGCTGGTAAAGAAGATCGCCATGATGCCCTACGTGATCAAGAACGCCTCCACCGAGCTCAAGCCCCACGTCATCGCCATATACGCCAGAGAACTCGCAGAAGCATTCAACCAGTTCTACCGGGTCTCCCCGGTGCTCATCGCCGAGCCGGAGCTGAAAGAGGCACGGCTGGCGCTGGTCGAGGCGTCGAGAAAGGCGCTGGCGGCATCGCTGGGCATGCTTGGAATAGCGGCCATAGAGGAGATGTAA
- the prf1 gene encoding peptide chain release factor aRF-1: MSSEDQRHKYEFKRKLEELRNKQGQGTELISLYIPHDKRISDVVAYLRDEHGSAANIKSKSTRDNVQSALESIMAKLKYFKEPPENGMVIFTGAVSLGGNKESMESIVVEPPQPITSYSYRCGSNFELEKLEEMLVDKKTFGLIVIDRREATIGTLKGKHITPLRHLTSTVPGKQRKGGQSSHRFQQLRLIAINEFNKRVGDAANDIFLAIDRKDFQGILIGGPTPTKEEFVKGEYLHHELQPKILGLYDVAYTDESGLTELMDAATDTLSNLDVVKEKKLLEKFMKELIAERGLAAYGEDSVRTNLQMGAVEVLLLSEDLRKSRLTIKCQSGSCDYTTTKSIKYRVGETPTVGERCPKCQSSLTISENIDIVEELSLIAEQMNTEVEFVSTDFEEGEQLYNAFGGIAAILRYHTGS, encoded by the coding sequence ATGTCGTCCGAAGACCAAAGACACAAGTATGAATTTAAGAGGAAGCTCGAAGAGCTTCGGAATAAGCAGGGCCAGGGCACAGAGCTCATTTCGCTCTACATCCCGCACGATAAGAGGATCTCCGATGTAGTCGCCTATCTCAGGGATGAGCACGGTTCGGCAGCCAACATCAAGTCCAAATCCACCCGGGACAACGTGCAGAGCGCGCTGGAGTCGATCATGGCCAAGCTCAAGTATTTCAAGGAGCCTCCCGAGAATGGGATGGTCATCTTTACCGGCGCTGTGTCGCTGGGCGGCAACAAGGAGTCCATGGAGTCCATCGTCGTCGAGCCGCCCCAGCCTATCACCTCGTACTCTTACCGGTGCGGCAGCAACTTCGAGCTGGAGAAGCTCGAGGAAATGCTGGTGGACAAGAAGACCTTCGGCCTGATCGTCATCGACCGCAGGGAGGCCACCATCGGCACCCTGAAGGGCAAGCATATTACTCCGCTGCGGCACCTGACAAGTACTGTGCCGGGCAAGCAGAGGAAGGGTGGCCAGTCGTCTCACCGTTTCCAGCAGCTCCGTCTCATCGCCATCAACGAGTTCAACAAGCGTGTCGGTGACGCGGCCAACGATATTTTCCTCGCCATCGACAGGAAAGATTTCCAGGGCATCCTAATCGGCGGCCCCACTCCGACCAAGGAAGAGTTCGTGAAGGGCGAGTACCTGCACCATGAACTGCAGCCCAAGATCCTCGGCCTGTACGACGTGGCCTACACGGATGAATCCGGGCTGACCGAGCTCATGGACGCCGCCACGGACACGCTCTCCAACCTCGACGTGGTTAAGGAGAAGAAGCTCCTGGAGAAGTTCATGAAGGAACTGATTGCAGAGCGCGGCCTCGCCGCCTACGGTGAGGACTCAGTCAGGACCAACCTTCAGATGGGCGCCGTCGAGGTGCTGCTGCTCTCGGAGGACCTCAGGAAGAGCAGGCTCACGATCAAGTGCCAGAGCGGCAGCTGCGACTACACCACTACCAAGTCGATCAAGTACAGGGTAGGCGAAACTCCGACCGTGGGCGAGAGGTGCCCGAAGTGCCAGTCGTCTCTCACAATATCGGAGAACATCGACATCGTCGAGGAGCTCTCGCTGATCGCCGAGCAGATGAACACTGAGGTAGAGTTCGTCAGCACTGACTTTGAGGAAGGGGAGCAGCTGTACAACGCGTTCGGCGGCATCGCAGCCATACTGCGGTACCACACAGGCTCCTAA
- a CDS encoding RNase J family beta-CASP ribonuclease, with protein MKDVGIIAVGGYEEVGRNMTAIRVGKEIVIMDMGVRLDRIQIHEDTEMENMHSLDLIQMGAIPDDKILKNVDGNVVGIVCTHGHLDHIGAVPKLAHRYKCPIIGTPFTTELIRQEIKSERKFKVTNKLVPMMCGEIYDLSRNISVELIRVQHSIIDSAFAALHTPYGIILYACDFKIDRTPTLGELPDFKRLKQIGRDGVFAMITEGLDSDHSGKTPSEQIAKDLVWDALLGTEETESGVLVTTFASHIARLTAVIEAAAKMDRVPVLMGSSMERYYGTALRMGYVKKPDNLKICGNRRAVDSTAKQIIREGKNKYLPIVTGHQGEPGAVLGRIASGELDFQMEAGDKVIFSANVIPNQLNIANRYMCETKLKQRGARIYDRVHVSGHAYKEDHWELLRMVRPEHVIPTHGTLNMHTAYVEMAEDTGYEFGQTVHILRNGQELTL; from the coding sequence ATGAAAGATGTAGGAATCATAGCGGTCGGCGGCTACGAAGAAGTAGGCCGCAACATGACCGCCATAAGAGTGGGGAAAGAGATTGTCATCATGGACATGGGCGTCCGGCTGGACCGGATCCAGATCCACGAAGACACGGAAATGGAGAACATGCACTCCCTGGATCTCATCCAGATGGGGGCCATTCCGGACGACAAGATCCTCAAGAACGTCGACGGCAACGTAGTCGGCATTGTATGTACGCACGGCCACCTCGATCACATCGGAGCGGTGCCCAAGCTGGCCCACCGGTACAAGTGCCCGATTATCGGCACCCCGTTCACGACTGAGCTGATAAGGCAGGAGATCAAGTCCGAGCGGAAGTTTAAGGTCACCAATAAGCTGGTCCCCATGATGTGCGGCGAGATCTACGACCTGTCCAGGAACATATCAGTCGAGCTCATCAGAGTGCAGCACAGCATCATCGACAGTGCTTTCGCCGCTTTGCACACGCCATACGGCATAATTTTGTACGCGTGCGACTTCAAGATCGACAGGACTCCGACGCTGGGCGAGCTGCCCGACTTCAAACGGCTCAAGCAGATAGGCAGGGATGGGGTGTTTGCCATGATCACGGAAGGCCTTGACTCCGACCACTCGGGCAAGACTCCCTCGGAGCAGATCGCTAAAGACCTCGTCTGGGACGCCCTGCTCGGCACGGAGGAGACCGAGAGCGGAGTGCTGGTCACCACGTTCGCTTCCCACATCGCCCGCCTTACAGCCGTCATAGAGGCGGCAGCGAAGATGGACCGTGTCCCTGTGCTCATGGGCAGCAGCATGGAGAGGTACTATGGCACCGCGCTAAGGATGGGCTACGTGAAAAAGCCCGACAACCTGAAGATCTGCGGCAACCGCCGGGCGGTAGATTCGACTGCCAAACAGATCATCAGGGAAGGCAAAAACAAATACCTGCCCATAGTCACCGGCCACCAGGGAGAGCCTGGCGCAGTCCTCGGTCGCATTGCCAGCGGAGAACTTGACTTCCAGATGGAGGCGGGAGACAAGGTGATCTTCTCCGCAAACGTCATACCCAACCAGCTGAACATCGCCAACCGGTACATGTGCGAGACGAAACTAAAGCAGAGAGGCGCGAGAATTTACGACCGCGTTCACGTCTCCGGCCATGCCTACAAGGAGGACCACTGGGAACTCCTGAGGATGGTCAGGCCCGAGCACGTCATACCCACCCACGGCACACTCAACATGCACACCGCTTACGTAGAGATGGCCGAGGACACAGGGTACGAGTTCGGCCAGACCGTACACATCCTGAGAAACGGGCAAGAGCTGACCCTTTAA
- a CDS encoding 5,10-methylenetetrahydromethanopterin reductase, whose translation MATFGIEFVPNVPYTELINYCKYAEDNGLDYLWITDHYNNRNVFEMLALIADKTSRIKLGPGITNAFTASPAVTASAIASVDEISNGRATLGIGPGDLSTLPKIGMAMETPVARLTEAVLICKKMWAGEAVSTPENKIFKFAGAQLAYKPKQKNIPVYIGAQGEKMLETAGKIGDGVLINASNPKDFAFAVPIIKKAAGEKKFDIAAYTSFSIDTESKKAKSAVKPVVAFIAAGSPVPVLQRHGLDLAAVETIKGGLAKGDFKTAFGAVNDAMIDAFSIYGTPQEMNEKIAGLTAAGCTQIVAGSPIGADKNRAIRLIGKYIV comes from the coding sequence ATGGCAACTTTCGGCATAGAGTTTGTTCCGAACGTTCCCTACACGGAACTAATCAACTATTGTAAGTACGCAGAAGACAACGGCCTTGACTACCTGTGGATCACCGACCACTACAACAACCGTAACGTCTTCGAGATGCTCGCCCTGATCGCGGACAAGACGTCCCGCATCAAGCTGGGTCCCGGCATCACCAACGCCTTCACTGCCAGCCCGGCAGTCACTGCCTCGGCAATCGCGAGCGTTGACGAGATCTCCAACGGCAGGGCAACCCTGGGTATCGGCCCCGGTGACCTGAGCACCCTCCCGAAGATCGGCATGGCCATGGAGACCCCGGTCGCCAGGCTGACCGAAGCTGTCCTCATCTGCAAGAAGATGTGGGCCGGCGAGGCAGTATCCACCCCGGAGAACAAGATCTTCAAGTTTGCAGGCGCTCAGCTCGCTTACAAGCCCAAGCAGAAGAACATCCCCGTGTACATCGGTGCACAGGGTGAGAAGATGCTGGAGACCGCCGGCAAGATCGGTGACGGTGTCCTGATCAACGCATCCAACCCGAAGGACTTCGCCTTCGCAGTGCCCATCATCAAGAAGGCCGCTGGCGAGAAGAAGTTCGACATCGCTGCGTACACATCCTTCTCCATCGACACTGAGAGCAAGAAGGCCAAGAGCGCAGTCAAGCCCGTCGTAGCGTTCATCGCTGCAGGCTCCCCGGTCCCCGTCCTCCAGAGGCACGGCCTGGACCTCGCCGCAGTCGAGACCATCAAGGGCGGCCTCGCCAAGGGCGACTTCAAGACCGCATTCGGCGCAGTCAACGACGCCATGATCGACGCGTTCTCCATCTACGGCACCCCGCAGGAAATGAACGAGAAGATCGCCGGCCTGACCGCAGCTGGCTGCACTCAGATCGTCGCAGGCTCCCCGATCGGCGCAGACAAGAACAGGGCTATCCGCCTCATCGGCAAATACATCGTATAA
- the deoC gene encoding deoxyribose-phosphate aldolase: MENRDIARLIDHTLLRPDATQEDIEKLCAEAVEYGFASVCTATCWTSFVREYLDAHNSPVKVCSVVGFPFGSALTDAKREETWDAVEYGADEIDMVINVGYLRSGMLDLFEKDIRTVVKVSGSAAVKVIIETCYLTDEQKVLAARTAKKCGAAFVKTSTGYGPSGARLEDVRLIREAVPDILIKASGGIRTYEQAKAFTEAGASRIGTSSGIAIVTGARGESSY, from the coding sequence ATGGAAAACAGGGACATCGCCAGGCTCATCGATCACACGCTGCTCCGGCCGGACGCCACTCAGGAGGACATTGAAAAGCTGTGCGCTGAAGCAGTCGAGTACGGCTTCGCCTCCGTCTGTACCGCGACCTGCTGGACTTCCTTTGTCCGGGAGTACCTCGACGCGCATAACTCGCCGGTGAAAGTGTGCTCCGTGGTCGGCTTCCCGTTCGGATCTGCGCTGACGGACGCAAAGAGAGAGGAGACCTGGGACGCAGTGGAATACGGCGCGGACGAGATCGACATGGTGATCAACGTCGGGTACCTGCGCTCGGGGATGCTGGACCTGTTCGAGAAGGACATCCGGACAGTCGTCAAAGTGTCGGGCTCGGCCGCAGTCAAGGTAATCATAGAGACATGCTACCTGACCGACGAGCAGAAGGTTCTCGCCGCCAGGACAGCTAAAAAGTGCGGGGCGGCGTTTGTCAAGACCTCCACTGGATATGGCCCCTCAGGTGCCAGGCTGGAGGACGTGCGGCTGATCCGGGAGGCGGTGCCGGACATACTGATCAAGGCGTCAGGGGGAATCCGGACCTACGAGCAGGCAAAAGCATTTACGGAAGCCGGAGCTTCCAGGATTGGCACCAGTTCTGGAATCGCCATCGTGACGGGCGCCCGGGGCGAAAGCAGCTACTAG